From the genome of Neomonachus schauinslandi chromosome 5, ASM220157v2, whole genome shotgun sequence, one region includes:
- the ZNF740 gene encoding zinc finger protein 740 isoform X3 yields MAQASLLACEGLAGVSLVPTAASKKMMLSQIASKQAENGERAGSPDVLRCSSQGHRKDSDKSRSRKDDDSLAEGSHSKKTVKKVVVVEQNGSFQVKIPKNFICEHCFGAFRSSYHLKRHILIHTGEKPFECDICDMRFIQKYHLERHKRVHSGEKPYQCERCHQCFSRTDRLLRHKRMCQGCQSKTSDGQFSL; encoded by the exons ATGGCTCAG GCAAGTCTCCTGGCTTGTGAAGGCCTAGCAGGTGTGAGTTTGGTTCCCACTGCAGCCAGCAAGAAGATGATGCTGAGCCAGATTGCCAGCAAGCAGGCCGAGAATGGAGAGCGGGCAGGTAGCCCTGATGTGCTGAGGTGCTCAAGTCAG ggccACCGAAAAGACAGCGATAAGTCCCGGAGTCGCAAAGATGATGACAGCTTGGCTGAGGGGTCTCATTCAAAGAAGACTGTTAAAAAG gtggtggtggtggaacaAAATGGTTCTTTTCAAGTAAAGATTcccaaaaattttatttgtgaacACTGCTTTGGAGCCTTTAGGAGCAGTTACCACCTCAAGAGGCACATCCTTATTCATACTG GTGAGAAGCCATTTGAGTGTGATATATGTGATATGCGCTTCATCCAGAAGTACCACCTGGAGCGTCACAAGCGTGTGCACAGTGGCGAAAAGCCCTACCAGTGTGAACGGTGTCATCAG tgTTTCTCTCGGACAGATCGATTACTCAGACACAAACGGATGTGCCAAGGGTGCCAGTCCAAGACTTCCGACGGGCAGTTTTCTCTATAG
- the ZNF740 gene encoding zinc finger protein 740 isoform X2 → MKEASLLACEGLAGVSLVPTAASKKMMLSQIASKQAENGERAGSPDVLRCSSQGHRKDSDKSRSRKDDDSLAEGSHSKKTVKKVVVVEQNGSFQVKIPKNFICEHCFGAFRSSYHLKRHILIHTGEKPFECDICDMRFIQKYHLERHKRVHSGEKPYQCERCHQVSSHVTRLPHTTNFSFTKNQGQPPSPSQQGATSNSWPW, encoded by the exons ATGAAGGAG GCAAGTCTCCTGGCTTGTGAAGGCCTAGCAGGTGTGAGTTTGGTTCCCACTGCAGCCAGCAAGAAGATGATGCTGAGCCAGATTGCCAGCAAGCAGGCCGAGAATGGAGAGCGGGCAGGTAGCCCTGATGTGCTGAGGTGCTCAAGTCAG ggccACCGAAAAGACAGCGATAAGTCCCGGAGTCGCAAAGATGATGACAGCTTGGCTGAGGGGTCTCATTCAAAGAAGACTGTTAAAAAG gtggtggtggtggaacaAAATGGTTCTTTTCAAGTAAAGATTcccaaaaattttatttgtgaacACTGCTTTGGAGCCTTTAGGAGCAGTTACCACCTCAAGAGGCACATCCTTATTCATACTG GTGAGAAGCCATTTGAGTGTGATATATGTGATATGCGCTTCATCCAGAAGTACCACCTGGAGCGTCACAAGCGTGTGCACAGTGGCGAAAAGCCCTACCAGTGTGAACGGTGTCATCAGGTAAGCTCACATGTCACCCGTCTACCTCACACAACAAACTTTTCCTTCACCAAGAACCAGGGCCAGCCCCCATCCCCTTCCCAACAAGGGGCCACATCGAATTCCTGGCCATGGTAG
- the ZNF740 gene encoding zinc finger protein 740 isoform X1 — protein MAQASLLACEGLAGVSLVPTAASKKMMLSQIASKQAENGERAGSPDVLRCSSQGHRKDSDKSRSRKDDDSLAEGSHSKKTVKKVVVVEQNGSFQVKIPKNFICEHCFGAFRSSYHLKRHILIHTGEKPFECDICDMRFIQKYHLERHKRVHSGEKPYQCERCHQVSSHVTRLPHTTNFSFTKNQGQPPSPSQQGATSNSWPW, from the exons ATGGCTCAG GCAAGTCTCCTGGCTTGTGAAGGCCTAGCAGGTGTGAGTTTGGTTCCCACTGCAGCCAGCAAGAAGATGATGCTGAGCCAGATTGCCAGCAAGCAGGCCGAGAATGGAGAGCGGGCAGGTAGCCCTGATGTGCTGAGGTGCTCAAGTCAG ggccACCGAAAAGACAGCGATAAGTCCCGGAGTCGCAAAGATGATGACAGCTTGGCTGAGGGGTCTCATTCAAAGAAGACTGTTAAAAAG gtggtggtggtggaacaAAATGGTTCTTTTCAAGTAAAGATTcccaaaaattttatttgtgaacACTGCTTTGGAGCCTTTAGGAGCAGTTACCACCTCAAGAGGCACATCCTTATTCATACTG GTGAGAAGCCATTTGAGTGTGATATATGTGATATGCGCTTCATCCAGAAGTACCACCTGGAGCGTCACAAGCGTGTGCACAGTGGCGAAAAGCCCTACCAGTGTGAACGGTGTCATCAGGTAAGCTCACATGTCACCCGTCTACCTCACACAACAAACTTTTCCTTCACCAAGAACCAGGGCCAGCCCCCATCCCCTTCCCAACAAGGGGCCACATCGAATTCCTGGCCATGGTAG
- the CSAD gene encoding cysteine sulfinic acid decarboxylase, translating into MADSKPLFSLDGDPMAAEALLRDVFGIVVDEVIRKGTSASEKVCEWKEPEELKQLLDLELRSQGEASEQILARCREVIRYSVKTCHPHFFNQLFSGLDPHALAGRIVTESLNTSQYTYEIAPVFVLMEEEVLKKLRALVGWSSGDGVFCPGGSISNMYAVNLARYQRYPDCKQRGLRALPPLALFTSKECHYSIKKGAAFLGLGTNSVRVVKTDERGKMVPEDLERQISLAEAEGAVPFLVSATSGTTVLGAFDPLNAIADVCQRLGLWLHVDAAWGGSVLLSQTHRHLLDGIQRADSVAWNPHKLLTAGLQCSALLLRDTSNLLRRCHGSQASYLFQQDKFYDVALDTGDKVVQCGRRVDCLKLWLMWKAQGGQGLERRVDQAFALAWYLVEELKKREGFELVMEPEFVNVCFWFVPPSLRGKQESPDYSERLAKVAPVLKERMVKEGSMMISYQPHGTRGNFFRMVVANPALTRADMDFLLNELERLGRDL; encoded by the exons ATGGCTGACTCTAAACCACTCTTCTCCCTTGATGGGGACCCCATGGCTGCAGAAGCCTTGCTCCGGGATGTGTTTGGGATTGTTGTGGATGAGGTCATTCGGAAAGGGACCAGTGCCTCCGAGAAG GTCTGCGAGTGGAAGGAGCCTGAGGAGCTGAAGCAGCTGTTGGACCTGGAGCTGCGCAGCCAGGGCGAGGCGTCGGAGCAGATCCTGGCACGGTGCCGGGAGGTGATCCGCTATAGTGTGAAGACCT GTCACCCGCACTTCTTCAACCAGCTCTTCTCAGGGTTGGATCCCCATGCTCTGGCAGGGCGCATTGTCACTGAGAGCCTCAACACCAGCCA GTACACTTATGAAATCGCCCCCGTGTTTGTGCTCATGGAAGAAGAGGTGTTGAAGAAACTCCGGGCCCTGGTGGGCTGGAGCTCTGGGGATGGGGTCTTCTGCCCTG GTGGCTCCATCTCCAACATGTATGCCGTGAACCTGGCCCGCTATCAGCGCTACCCGGATTGCAAGCAGAGGGGCCTCCGGGCGCTCCCACCCCTGGCACTCTTCACATCAAAGGAG TGTCATTACTCCATCAAGAAGGGAGCTGCTTTTCTGGGGCTTGGCACCAACAGTGTCCGAGTAGTCAAGACAGATGAGAG AGGGAAAATGGTTCCTGAGGATCTGGAGAGGCAGATCAGTCTGGCCGAGGCTGAG GGTGCCGTGCCGTTCCTGGTCAGTGCGACGTCTGGCACAACCGTGCTGGGGGCCTTTGACCCCTTGAACGCGATTGCTGACGTGTGCCAGCGTCTCGGGCTGTGGCTGCATGTGGAT GCTGCCTGGGGTGGGAGCGTCCTGTTGTCACAGACACATAGACATCTCCTGGATGGGATCCAGAG ggctGACTCGGTGGCCTGGAATCCTCACAAGCTTCTGACAGCAGGCCTGCAGTGCTCAGCTCTTCTTCTCCGGGATACCTCA AACCTGCTTAGGCGCTGCCACGGGTCCCAGGCCAGCTACCTCTTCCAGCAAGACAAGTTCTATGACGTGGCTCTGGACACTGGAGATAAGGTGGTGCAGTGTGGCCGCCGCGTGGACTGTCTGAAGCTGTGGCTCATGTGGAAGGCACAGGGCGGGCAAGGGCTGGAGCGGCGCGTCGACCAGGCCTTTGCCCTTGCCTG GTACCTGGTGGAGGAATTGAAGAAGCGAGAAGGATTTGAGTTGGTTATGGAG CCGGAGTTTGTCAATGTGTGTTTCTGGTTTGTGCCCCCCAGCCTGCGGGGGAAGCAGGAGAGCCCGGATTACAGTGAAAGGCTGGCTAAG GTGGCCCCAGTACTCAAGGAGCGCATGGTGAAGGAGGGCTCCATGATGATCAGCTACCAGCCCCATGGGACCCGGGGCAACTTTTTCCGCATGGTTGTGGCCAACCCTGCGCTGACCCGGGCTGATATGGACTTCCTTCTCAACGAGCTGGAAAGGCTAGGCCGGGACCTctga